AGATCAAAAGTCCAGAATATCTGATGGAAAATTCTTTTTCCTGGCTATAATTGGTCATCCGGGCCGTAATAAGGTCGTGTCTATAACTCAATGATAGTCCCTGGTACGTACTCCTGCATAGCAATTATCCATCCCTGTAACTCGTTATACGATGCATCGAAATCCCCATACAATTGCTCCATTGCCATTTGTTTAGCTATCCATGCCTTTCGATATAATACTCGATACTGAAACTGTGCCTGTATTTTGGCAATCAGTACTAAAACTTTAATGGTCGGCATAtccttcaccattggcatgataaACGTACAGATAATTTTAGAATCAAGTTTTCCATGGTCTTCAGTCATACGTATTGATGTGCATGTGTGAGGCTCAACAAATTTGCATATCTCCCACATCTGCGATTTTTGAATAAATACAGCTCATATACGCCAATTACAGCCTTCCGCCGACTTCTAACACTctccaatatataatgtcggtttagacaCTGTAACTTTGTAATCCACTGATATATTCATGTTATACCGCTTAATAGCAAATACACACTCTTCTTTACTTTCAAATCTCTGGCCTACCAATAACACCTCATGCTCAGAATTTACGGCCAGCCGGTGAGCAGGAAGTATTTCAGGGTACCCCGAGAACTCAGCTTCATGCGCCACATTGGGGTCTATGAGTGACATGTGTGGCCTAAGGTTATTGTGTATTACAATACGTTGCATCTGGTTCCCCACTAAAAACGCGTTAATGTTTCTATCGTCATTCAcatcttcatcatcaatatcaTCGGGGACATCGTCCACATCGAgatcactatcactatcgaccTCTTCATCACAATGATCACTATTATCGTATCCATTATCACCAACCACATCAATATTGGGTGTAACATTAAGATCGATATCGATCCCACGTATAGTTGATTCACTATCAACGTATGATATTGGAGCCACCACGTACGGTTCTTCAGTTGTATGTTCTTCACCATATGCAGTGAGATCTTCATTATGCTCCATAccggctaactcagcaaataagtgAATCGGTGAGTTTTTGTCACTCCCATTCCCACAGTAAAGAGCTATCATTGTCTCCATGTCTTCGTCATCTACAAGTTCCATTTTGGTGAATTTGATAGGATCTgtcgaaactggaaacttgtagaaaagttttgaGATCTTTCTCCCACAATGTCTAACAATTTTTGCAATTCTTCCCTTCATATCATccaacgagacatttctattaaatctcattgctatttgttgcCGACATTCAAATATGCATCCAACGGTTGTTGTTAAGATGATTCCATTGAAATAAACACATACGAAAAactgattatccatcttcaatactcaatctgttaaaaaaataaacaaaatttctcaaaacaatttcgaacaataaataaattacttaaatacaaaattaattaatcaatatgtaatttttttcattcataagcCCATACTTTTTCAGTTCTCATTTTGTACATGAACAACATTTATCTTTACATTTAACCACTTATATTCAGTTTTACATTTTCTTCCATCTCCGATCCCGtatcttcatctgggaaattctcTACAATCCAATTTAGAAATTCTtgattctcttcatattcatcttcTACAATCCAATTTGAAAATTCCTCGGGATCTTCTGCCTCTTCAATCTTTATAACTGGTATTGAATATACAAGTTCTCTTGATAATTTCCTAACAACTAATTTATCCATCCATGGTTGGTCAAACACATTTTGCTTCCCAATTAACTTTCGTGAACCTATACTTTGTCTAGCTATTTTCCTTGCTCCATAAGATATTATAAACTTCGCGAAGTTTATAACTAGATTCCAATAGGTTCGTGGTACCGATGTCTTCCAAAGTTCATCTAAAATGATTTGATGCTCATGTTCTATTAATGTCCCTCTAAGGGTTAAGTATTGCACTTTATTGTTTCTAATCATTTCATGACCCATCCACAACACTTTTTGCATCTTTCGATTTACGGTAATAAGGTGTTGAACAATGTCTTCTTTTGGTTTCATTCTGTAATCTTGCACttctctcatcatcttatcaactTTCTCCCTTTGTGCTAAACTTATTATCTCATCAGGCAATACCAAATATGTTGCCATTTCTAACAATATgtataacaaaaatatttttagttgttatcaCTAATTAACAATTACTTTATAATAGTTTTACTAACATAAAACTTTcagatatatttaaaaatttaaaacataaaattcacaataaacacataattaatctaaacaGAAAACTTACTAACATTtcacaataaacaaaataaattttaaaacaaaacataaaagtaacactaaacaaactatataatactaacaaaataatttttcttatcataatctattttatttaaaaaataacaacaaaaaattaccttttcttttcttttctttcttcttctcctttctttctttctatcttcttcttctgtaaatttttttttctaatctgGTAGAGTCGAATGGAGGGTGCAGGGTGAATATATACTAGAGGGGGTCAAAGTTGTGAGAAAGGCACCACTGGTGCCGCTTGTAGGGTATCCTCCACCGGTGCCGCTTGTGGGGTACCCTccactaatattttattattatttttttcggcctcttttttttttcccctgAAATGTCAAAAGTGGCAGAAATTTgagggtggtgccgcctatgcaCCACCCTCCACCACTTGCAATGGCCTATTTTCGTACATAATTTTAAGGGCAtcctattttagttttttttcttcatattattatagtaaaaatcCTAAAACACACATCACAAATGaattacataaaaaaataaaacattcttTATACATAACATAAATATGCTTTTTCACTtcaataaacatcaaaataacttatgaatgaatgaaaataaaaaataaatacaaacataccttaatagctCTTTTAATCAAATAATAtcttacaaaaataaaattaaaaattaaatcctaattaaatcaacaataacaaaataataataaattaacatttatttataacaaaaaatttactaaataaaaaatttacattttataatttttttaaacacCAAATCTTCCCTAGACAACAAACTCTCCTTTCCTTTTctatttatttctttctttctctttttcctcttttttctctttcttttttccctTCCCGCtctttccttcttcttcttcttctcttcttcaaAGATTTTCTTCTCTGTTCCGGCAAATAATGGGGCATTGGGGACCTTATAATGGTCCCCAAAAACGAAACAAACAGGCTCAATTCCAACCCGTTCCATCGCTGACAAGCCACAAGCCGATGCCGCCTATGGAAATGGCTTGATCGAGGTGTGCCGCCTCTACAGTAGGCGTGACCAGGCGGTGTCACCTCTCTAGCAAGCATGACCACTGCTGCTCAGTTGTGCTGTCCCATCTATGACAGTGGGTCGGGTTTTGTTTATATACAAGTCCTATTTGACCCGTATTTCTTTAGGTGCCACCTATTTAGTtgcctttatcattttttttttaaattcaatcaAATTTATCAGAATTTGAAGGTGAAGCCGTCTATACACCACTTTTCACTTGGTTAgatgtaccattttggtacataatCTATTTAGCATGCCATTtcagtatttttttattttattttataatatatagataaaaaaaacCCATAAATCTATTACAATCATAGGATTATAAAGTTGGTTTTGCATCTCAAATTTTAGAGTGCCAAGAATTGTTGTTTGAGGAGATCCAAAATAGGATAAAATTGTATTTGTTAACCCACTAATATTATAGTCATCTTgtagttatttattttatttttcttataaattATTGAAATTGTTAGATGTTGTTTTAGAAAGATGTTATGTAGTAAATATTAATTTTGCAATCAATGAGTTATACAAACTAATTTATATTAGATCTAATTAGAGAATATAAGCAGCAATCAATGAGTTGAAAAAGTTACACCCGATCAACTTCAGATTCGAAATTTCTAAATATTGGAAAAACACGAAGAGGGGCTTTCTTGAAAACAGTGAGCCCATAGACTTCATCCATGTCTAAATTCTCGGCAATTTCACCGTCAGGTAATTTCCAATCGAACCAGTACAAAAGATTAGCAACCAGATCAACAATGAAGGCCACTGCAAACGCCATTCCGGGACGTCCCCTTCGGCCGAAACCAAATGGGATGTACTCAAAATCTTGATTTTTGAAATCAGATGAGCTTTTCTCGAATCTTTCTGGGATAAACTCTTCTGGTTTCTCCCACACTTCGGGGTCCCTATGAATCGCCCAGGAATTAAAGAAAACCGTGATATTTGAAGGAATATCGTAACCTCCGAGGTTAATCTTTGACGTTGTTCGTCCAGGAATAAGGAGTGGAACAGCTGGATGAAGCCTTAAAGTTTCTTTGATTACACATTTTAAGTAATTCATTTCATCTACATCCTTCATATCTATCTTTGCTTTCTTTCCAACCACATTTCTTATCTCTTTTTGAAACTTTTTCATGACGTTTGGGTTTTTCATTAGTTCAGCCATTTCCCATTCTAGCATTGTTGAAGTTGTACCAGTTCCACCAACAAACATATCCTGAAAAAAAGAAACATGTATCTGAGTCGGACATAAATATCAGCCAtgacaaatataaacataacattaaaagagaatgaaaataataataaataaggacCAGTATGATTGCTTTGATGTTGTCTGGAGTGAGGTCTATCTCAAGCAAGCCATTTTCTTGGAGTTTGAGCAGAATAGAAAAAAAGTTCCTTTCTCAATTGTTTTGAGAAGATCTATCTTCTTCACGGATCTGATATCAAATTCGTTTTTAACTTGTTTCAAGCTTGATATTAATCCTCGAAGAACATCAACCCACTTCAAGTAAGGAAACATGTCGCCAACACAAAAAGTCATCATAAGAATCAAAAGCCTTCTACCCAACAACACAAACTTGCTTTTCCCATCTTTGTCTTATAATTTTCGACCCAGAGAATTTCTCGAAACCAGGTTATTCGAAGCAACCATCAGCAACTCCGTCAGGTTAACAGCCTCTCCCTTGAAAGAAGCTCGGCGGAGTTTATCAATGGTGACTTCAACTTCATCATCTCTCAAGAACTGAAAGGTGTTAACTCTTCGAAGACTCAAAAGCTCAGTGACACGCACCTTCCTAGCTTGTCTCCAATACTCACCATACAGTGCGAAAGCCACATCGGTGCAACCGTAAAAAAAGATGTTAGCGGCAGTGGTACTTGGTCTATCTGAGAAAGCAACATCATGATTTTTGACAATTTCTTTAACCATGTCGGCTGATGAAACCACCAGCGTCTGGTTATGGCCCAATTGAAGTAGCAAGAGTGAGCCATATTTCCTGGAGAGATCTCGGAGGGAGCGGTGGGGAAGCTTGCCGAGTCATGGATGTTGCCGATGACTGGGAGTTTGAGGGGTGATGGCGGTAACTTAAGTCTTTTTCGGCCATTTGTTTGTAACTTAAGCCAAATCATAAGGGTAAACAGGGGAAGAACAAAACATAGAAACAATGGAGTGCTGGGAAGTTTAGCTACACTCAACTCCATCTGCAAATCTAAACAATGAATGAAACCCAGCACTTGGCCCTTCTTATAGTCTTTCCAGATGGTCATCATTTTCGGGAAGTTCATTATAGTTTATGCCTGCATAGGTCTAGGATTAGCATTATTTTCCACTAAAAGATCATTTCAAATATCTTTCGAAAGGGACGTTCTCACTATTTTACGTCATCATTGTTCAGAAAAGTTTTAGAAATGCACATTTATTAATAACTCCACTaactaatattaatattttataatgctagtggtgttacattttaatgtatttttattatgataacATTGAAAAAACATAAAAGAGAAAACTCCACTAGCTAATATAATGTAGTGATGTAGCCAAAATTTGATCTTCAAATTACATGAATAGTCTTTGTCATGTATAATATTCTTTGTGCTTTACATGGggtgtgaaattaatatttttttactttaatGCATGTACACGTATCGTTAGTAATGATATGTTATCTAAGCGAACTCTTTTCTGCAACCACCAACAATGTTATCTGCAGAATCGCTTTAGGAAGAAAATACAGTCAATATACGAACAAGTTTCGCAAGCTTTTGAGTGTGCAAACTTTCTAGTGATAAATGACTTGTTACTGCTTTGTATAGTGAATTTCATGACTTTTCTGATATTATCGTAACTTATATTCAATGATCTCATATTGAATGATCTCATGCTATTGAATATATTTTATCACTCGTATATGGATATGTATAAGCTCACTTGTTAAATGATTGTAGTTGACATAGATTATTGTTTGTTAATCTTGTTAATGTAATTGTTATGTTTATACGTTAAGTTTTATCGTTTTAATGGTTAAATTTACTAAGCTCTATTAAAGTTTACTCGtgtatttttctcttttttttgtagAATATTACATTTTATAGAATTGAGTGATCGGATCAAATCAAAGAATCACACTATTTAGATATCTTTTGGTAGTTTTTGATATGTTTATCTTTGGGTTATATAGCATGTAATAGGTGTATTTTGTATTTATGTTGAATACATATTTTTATGTGTTACATATTTGGTTGATGTAAAGTTGTTTAAACTTGGTTTTAGAAACTTGGTTTTAGATCACTTATGTATGGGCCTTTTTTGTGTTTGGAATGAAGTGTGCATATAACCTTGGTGTTTGGTTAGTTGATATAAATCATTtggaaatgtttgaattgtgGTAGGATTGAATATGAATAGATAGAATAAAATGGTAAGTTGGTATGTGTTTTTATGTTTAAACTCATAAGTTAGAATGTAACTTATTTGATATGACTTGTGGATAAATTTgttaattgaattgtgttgtCAATGAaggcacattggttaggcacttagattggatgattttggtatgtttcgGGCTTGTTTCGGGCTTGTTTAGGtgtgttttgaataggtttaATTATTGGTAAATGAGTTGTTTGATGTTCAAGTAAgcatgttttggtaagcttgcaTTTGAAGGAAAAATTAGGGGCATGCGGCTTGGGACACAACCTATCACACAATCGTGTGCTGCACATGGTCTCTTTACACGGTCTTGTGTTCCAAGTCAGTGGAATTACACGGTCTGCGATACAATTATGTAACCCAACATTGAATTAAACAGGTCTAGCAAACGGCCTGCGACATGGACATGTGAGGGTATTTCGAATGTTACATGGTCGGCACACAGCCTGCGACACGACCATGTGAATTTATTTTGAAAGTTACGTGGTTAATCACATGGCCATTTCCTTGTGCCACACAgtcatgtgacccctattttcaaaattttttgaatttttttttaaaactttcacttttgtttcaaattagtctctaATTGTTCCTAAATTGTTTTTAAAGGCCTGTAAGCCTGATTTAAGGTTTGTAACCGTATTTATGCTATGAATGACATTTGAGTTTGattatttgttatttaatttgatatttggATGGTTAAATGCTAATAATTGTTATGATATGTGTcgtaatactctataaccctaatTTAGCAAtggagacgggttaggggtgctactgtgacagcccaaaattgaccctagtcggaatgtggtttcgggaccacaaaaccgaggcataaaaataatttaaaatttattttgatgcctataatatgtgtgtgctcacgtgtgacattttttgatgattgatttagtgttataaaggtgaatttcactagaagggacttagtagtgaattttgaaagtacgatagggaaatgtgtgatgactaattaaagcatgcatgcaaaacaatggacttgcatgtcaaattcccctttttataggtggtggcccgccatggcaaggaattatgggcaaagaaaacatgttatgacatgttttgttaatgcatgatgtattaagtgataaaataattagatgtgggaagagaaaca
This window of the Gossypium arboreum isolate Shixiya-1 chromosome 12, ASM2569848v2, whole genome shotgun sequence genome carries:
- the LOC108485069 gene encoding phenylacetaldehyde oxime monooxygenase CYP71AN24-like, whose amino-acid sequence is MFVGGTGTTSTMLEWEMAELMKNPNVMKKFQKEIRNVVGKKAKIDMKDVDEMNYLKCVIKETLRLHPAVPLLIPGRTTSKINLGGYDIPSNITVFFNSWAIHRDPEVWEKPEEFIPERFEKSSSDFKNQDFEYIPFGFGRRGRPGMAFAVAFIVDLVANLLYWFDWKLPDGEIAENLDMDEVYGLTVFKKAPLRVFPIFRNFESEVDRV